The window TCCCGGGAAGCCGTTTTGGGGCTTCCCGGGGCCTGTTATCGGCCGAAAACGACTTCGCATAACGCGAAAAGCCCTCTTCTGATTTCCGGGTCCGGGTGCGATGGGGCCTGGCGTTTAATTGTGGACTATGATGCGAGTGGTTTGCCCGTCGCGGTCGAGATCCTGAATGCCTCGCGCGTTTTTGGGGAGAAAGTGCTTACTGTGGAGGTGGACCTGGCCCCGGCAGCACCAGATAAGCGCTGAGGCGGGACCAGACCGGAGTTGCAGCCAGGAGGGGGTGCTCCGCGCCCCCTAGCTGGTTTCAGCGGCGGTACCAGCATTGTTGCGAGTCTGTGGGTCCCCCGGGACCGCCTGGGGCCGCGGTCGAAGTTTGCTCTCCGCCGGGGGCGAGGGAGCGCGGGGAGGGAGGTGCGTTCGTGCTACCGAGGCGCGATGGCATTTGCGCCTCGGGTCAACAATGCCTGGGAGAAAGGAGTGCTGTGCATGGATCTGGTGGAGGCGTTCGCCCGGGAAGTTGTCCGTGAGGGAGCGTACGGCT of the Bacillota bacterium genome contains:
- a CDS encoding DUF2283 domain-containing protein, producing the protein SREAVLGLPGACYRPKTTSHNAKSPLLISGSGCDGAWRLIVDYDASGLPVAVEILNASRVFGEKVLTVEVDLAPAAPDKR